One window of Anaerolineales bacterium genomic DNA carries:
- a CDS encoding GMC family oxidoreductase, translating to MSEKAYDYVIIGSGFGGSVSAMRLTEKGYSVLVLERGKRFEDKDFPKSNWNLPKYLWLPALRFHGFFEMTFMNGLLAFHGSGVGGGSLVYGNVLIEPDDHLFESPSWSHLNDWKKELQPYYDTARKMLGVAKNPRLFPADDVCKQIADSFGYGHTFEALPVGVFFGEENRTVPDPYFGGAGPERTGCTFCGGCMAGCRYGAKNTLVKNYLYFAEKNGAKVIPEVKARDIKPLPPGQADGARYEIIYSSATAFFYKPQKTIRARNVIVSAGTIGTLELLFRCRDVTKSLSRISLHLGDRVRTNSENILGVTARKQDTDFSKGIAITSIFNADKVTRVEPVRFADGQDFNRVMTAPLITGTNNIFLRLIKTVLNIIAHPWDFLYSKFFSRWARFSTILLVMQTEENLTRIRLGRSFFTFGRKGLVIHNEKEHSAESLPLAHEITRTFAEKVNGIPATVFTDSLLNFPSTAHLMGGVPFGRDETEGVIDLNFEVFNHPGLYVIDGSVMPANPGVNPSLTITALAEYAMSKVKRKDDSP from the coding sequence ATGAGCGAAAAAGCATATGATTACGTCATCATCGGCTCGGGATTCGGGGGGAGCGTTTCGGCAATGCGGCTCACAGAGAAAGGCTATTCGGTGCTGGTTCTCGAGCGCGGCAAGCGCTTCGAAGATAAGGACTTCCCAAAATCCAATTGGAATCTACCGAAATATCTATGGCTTCCCGCCTTGCGTTTCCACGGCTTCTTCGAAATGACCTTTATGAACGGTCTGCTCGCCTTTCACGGCAGCGGTGTGGGCGGAGGGAGTCTTGTGTATGGCAATGTTCTTATCGAACCCGATGACCATCTGTTCGAATCGCCTTCCTGGAGTCATCTCAACGACTGGAAGAAGGAACTCCAGCCGTACTATGACACCGCACGCAAAATGCTGGGGGTGGCGAAAAATCCGCGCCTCTTCCCCGCGGACGATGTATGCAAACAGATCGCTGATTCGTTCGGCTACGGTCATACGTTCGAAGCGCTTCCGGTAGGCGTGTTCTTTGGCGAGGAAAATAGAACCGTCCCTGATCCGTATTTCGGCGGTGCGGGACCCGAACGCACAGGCTGCACCTTTTGCGGCGGATGCATGGCAGGCTGCCGTTACGGCGCGAAGAACACGCTGGTGAAAAACTATCTCTACTTTGCCGAAAAGAACGGGGCAAAAGTGATTCCCGAAGTGAAAGCGCGGGATATCAAACCGCTTCCCCCCGGACAAGCCGACGGCGCGCGCTATGAGATCATTTATTCTTCGGCAACGGCTTTCTTTTACAAACCCCAAAAAACAATTCGCGCGCGCAATGTCATCGTTTCTGCCGGGACGATCGGCACACTCGAACTTCTCTTCCGCTGCCGTGACGTGACAAAGTCGCTCAGCCGCATCTCCCTGCACCTCGGCGACCGCGTGCGCACCAACAGCGAAAACATCCTCGGCGTTACCGCGCGCAAACAGGATACGGATTTCTCAAAGGGCATCGCCATCACATCCATCTTCAATGCTGATAAAGTGACCCGCGTCGAACCGGTCCGTTTTGCAGACGGGCAGGACTTCAACCGGGTGATGACGGCGCCTCTCATCACAGGCACAAATAATATTTTCCTGCGTCTGATCAAAACGGTTTTGAATATCATCGCCCATCCCTGGGACTTTCTCTACAGCAAATTCTTTTCGCGCTGGGCGCGTTTTTCCACGATCCTGCTCGTCATGCAAACCGAAGAAAACCTTACCCGCATACGTCTCGGGCGCAGCTTCTTCACATTCGGGCGCAAAGGACTTGTCATTCACAACGAAAAAGAGCACAGTGCCGAAAGCCTGCCACTCGCTCATGAGATCACCCGCACCTTTGCGGAAAAGGTAAACGGCATTCCAGCCACGGTCTTCACCGACAGCCTCCTGAATTTTCCCTCGACCGCGCACCTGATGGGCGGCGTGCCATTTGGACGCGATGAAACCGAAGGCGTGATCGACCTGAATTTCGAAGTCTTCAACCATCCCGGTCTTTACGTGATCGACGGTTCCGTCATGCCGGCCAACCCGGGCGTGAACCCCTCATTGACGATCACCGCTTTGGCGGAATATGCGATGAGCAAGGTGAAAAGAAAAGACGATAGCCCATAG
- a CDS encoding DUF72 domain-containing protein, translating to MTLYLGCPVWSFKGWVGNFYPKGTTSKDFLREYARRLTAIEGNTTFYAVPAAKTIASWIEHTPETFRFCLKIPKAISHSGRLADQVERALGFADVMRPLGSRLGPMFLQLPPGYSPNRQPDLATFLKAFPKDFRLGVEVRHLDWFEEPHRSALNRLLAEHNMARVVIDTRPIRELAGDDRIKGSAYESLLEARERKPDVPVFEEVTADFTFLRFIGHPEMGHNQPWMNEWTPRIAGQLSAGLEAFVFCHSPDNYLAPYIAKEFHSQISSRIKIAPLPWDDSETPAEPLQPSLF from the coding sequence ATGACGCTTTATCTTGGATGCCCCGTCTGGTCGTTCAAGGGATGGGTGGGTAATTTTTACCCGAAAGGCACGACCTCGAAGGATTTTCTTCGCGAGTATGCCCGCCGCCTGACCGCCATCGAAGGCAACACGACGTTCTACGCTGTGCCAGCCGCAAAAACAATCGCGTCATGGATCGAACATACGCCGGAGACATTTCGTTTCTGCCTCAAGATTCCAAAAGCGATCAGCCACAGCGGGAGGTTGGCGGATCAGGTTGAGCGCGCCCTCGGGTTTGCAGATGTCATGCGCCCGCTCGGCTCTCGTCTTGGACCGATGTTCCTGCAGCTGCCCCCAGGCTATTCGCCAAACCGTCAGCCCGACCTTGCCACTTTTTTGAAAGCCTTCCCAAAAGACTTCCGCCTTGGTGTGGAAGTGCGCCATTTGGATTGGTTCGAAGAGCCCCATCGTTCCGCGCTCAACCGATTGCTGGCGGAGCATAACATGGCGCGCGTCGTCATCGATACCCGCCCGATCCGGGAGTTGGCAGGCGATGACCGCATCAAAGGCAGCGCGTATGAAAGTCTGCTCGAGGCGCGCGAACGCAAACCGGATGTGCCGGTCTTTGAAGAAGTGACCGCCGATTTCACCTTCCTGCGATTTATTGGACACCCTGAGATGGGTCACAACCAGCCTTGGATGAACGAATGGACTCCCAGAATCGCCGGCCAGCTGTCGGCGGGGCTTGAGGCGTTTGTCTTTTGTCATTCCCCCGATAATTATCTGGCTCCATACATTGCAAAGGAGTTTCATAGCCAAATCTCATCGCGAATCAAAATCGCCCCGCTTCCGTGGGACGATTCAGAAACTCCAGCCGAGCCTTTACAACCGTCTTTATTTTGA
- a CDS encoding PAS domain S-box protein has translation MFKDRKFLHLLEAAPDAMVIVDGRGQIALVNTQFEKMFGWSRKEIKGQPIESIVPVRYHARHEQHRTRYFSDMRVRPMGTGLELFGLRRDGNEIPVEISLSPLETEDGRFAIAAIRDVTERQNAERKFRGLLESAPDAIIVVDRAGVIQLVNSQTEKMFGYMRDEIVGLPIETLVPKRLRKKHVGHRQGYYVEAPVRPMGIGLDLYGLRKNNSEFPVEISLSPLETEGNLLVSAVVRDVTYRKKNEEDIKKLNNDLRQHAAQLEAANKELESFSYSVSHDLRAPLRSIDGFSQALLEDFGQSLPPEALNYLERVRAAAQRMAVLIDDLLALSRVTRTPLQPRFINLSGIAREIANILQENDPERNVTFTIAPDLMVEGDPRLMRIVFENLLGNAWKFTSKNEHAVIEFGQKERAKERTFYVRDNGAGFDMAYADKLFGVFQRLHSVSDYPGTGIGLATVHRIISIHGGRIWAESGEGKGATFYFTVNGAINVQ, from the coding sequence GTGTTCAAAGATCGAAAATTTCTTCATCTTTTGGAAGCAGCGCCCGACGCAATGGTCATTGTTGACGGTCGGGGGCAAATTGCGCTGGTCAATACGCAGTTCGAGAAAATGTTCGGTTGGAGTCGGAAGGAAATCAAAGGGCAGCCGATCGAGAGCATCGTTCCCGTCCGGTATCACGCCAGGCACGAACAACACCGCACCCGATATTTCTCGGATATGCGCGTTCGCCCCATGGGCACCGGTTTGGAATTATTCGGCTTGAGGCGGGACGGCAATGAAATACCCGTTGAAATCAGCTTGAGCCCGTTGGAAACCGAAGACGGCAGGTTTGCCATCGCCGCCATCCGCGATGTGACCGAACGTCAGAATGCCGAGCGGAAATTCCGCGGGCTGTTGGAGTCCGCGCCGGATGCGATCATCGTCGTGGACCGGGCGGGGGTCATCCAACTGGTCAATTCACAAACGGAGAAAATGTTCGGCTATATGCGGGATGAAATCGTGGGTCTACCCATCGAAACGCTGGTGCCCAAACGCCTCCGGAAAAAACATGTCGGCCACCGGCAGGGGTATTATGTGGAGGCTCCCGTGCGCCCGATGGGAATCGGATTGGACCTGTACGGATTGCGAAAAAACAACAGCGAGTTTCCGGTCGAGATCAGCTTGAGCCCGCTGGAGACGGAGGGGAACCTGCTCGTCAGCGCCGTGGTGCGGGATGTCACATACCGCAAAAAGAACGAGGAAGATATCAAGAAATTGAACAACGATCTTCGTCAGCATGCCGCCCAATTGGAAGCGGCAAACAAGGAATTGGAATCGTTCAGTTATTCCGTATCCCACGACCTGCGCGCACCTTTACGGAGCATTGACGGCTTCAGCCAGGCGCTCCTCGAGGATTTTGGCCAGTCCCTGCCGCCGGAAGCGCTCAACTATCTGGAAAGGGTGAGGGCTGCGGCGCAGCGCATGGCGGTATTGATCGACGACCTGCTCGCCCTTTCGCGAGTGACCCGTACTCCCCTCCAGCCCCGCTTCATCAACCTGAGCGGGATCGCTCGGGAGATCGCCAACATTCTGCAGGAGAACGATCCGGAGCGAAATGTAACCTTCACCATTGCGCCCGACCTGATGGTGGAGGGCGACCCGCGGCTGATGCGCATCGTCTTCGAAAACCTATTGGGCAACGCCTGGAAGTTCACTTCAAAGAACGAACATGCCGTCATCGAATTCGGTCAGAAGGAACGGGCAAAGGAGCGCACATTCTATGTACGGGACAACGGCGCCGGTTTCGACATGGCTTATGCAGACAAATTATTCGGTGTTTTTCAACGGCTTCATTCAGTAAGCGATTACCCCGGCACGGGGATCGGACTGGCAACGGTCCATCGCATCATCAGCATTCACGGCGGTCGCATCTGGGCGGAGAGCGGGGAAGGCAAAGGCGCAACATTCTACTTTACAGTTAACGGAGCGATAAATGTCCAATAA
- a CDS encoding response regulator has translation MSNKMILLVEDNPDDEALTVRAFDKNKIANNLTVVRDGAEALDFLFCTGTYSGRDPRIMPEVILLDLKLPKMDGLEVLRRIRADERTRILPVVVLTSSKEEQDLIKSYSLGANSYIRKPVNFSQFVEAIHQLGMYWLVLNEPPPL, from the coding sequence ATGTCCAATAAGATGATCCTGTTGGTTGAGGACAACCCGGACGATGAAGCGCTGACCGTCCGGGCGTTCGACAAAAACAAGATAGCGAACAATCTTACAGTTGTGCGCGACGGCGCGGAAGCGCTGGATTTTCTTTTTTGCACCGGTACCTATTCCGGACGCGATCCGCGCATCATGCCGGAAGTGATCCTGCTCGACCTCAAACTTCCAAAAATGGATGGGCTGGAGGTCCTGCGTCGGATCCGGGCGGACGAACGCACACGTATTCTGCCTGTTGTGGTCCTCACCTCCTCCAAGGAGGAGCAGGACCTGATCAAGAGTTATAGTTTGGGAGCAAACTCATATATCCGCAAGCCGGTTAATTTCAGTCAATTTGTGGAGGCGATCCACCAGCTCGGTATGTACTGGCTGGTTCTGAACGAGCCGCCGCCTCTTTAA
- a CDS encoding GAF domain-containing protein: protein MKKILRVLLIEDTEADELLLLRELNKYDYQVDYQRIETAPEMQAALDNHEWDLILCDYSLPQFHAMQALKILKDSGRDLPFIIVSGTIGEETAVEALKAGAHDFIVKGNYARLNPAIERELRDAESRRERRAAIEALQRSEEHYRMLFEANPHPMWVYDTESLQFLAVNEAAIARYGYSHQEFLGMTIKDIRPDEDLPDLLIHIERLGGKDQMSSEWLHRKKDGTLIHVEITSHTILWLERKARLVLALDITERKQAEEALKQRDKELELRNIELLRLYRASEALLTGALDELPELAQTIVQTILQEFEQSNCSLLLLNQETGDLERVAVAGPYARAVSNASLNLNKPGLVAKALRTLQIINAPNVLMEEEYAPNWEFARSELVIPLKVGNTAIGALDVQSPELDAFHENDERLMSIFANRAALALERTRLHEQTLKQLERLAALRAIDLAISNSLDMRISMNVVLEEATKQLGVDAACILLLKPENGRLEYAMGRGFRTRKIESTSLRLGEGMAGRVALERVVLSLEDIRSGNTQFTRNKLLEEEHFVSYYGVPLTARGEVKGVLEIFHRAPLEPDMEWLDFLDGLGWQTSIAIDNALLVQGMQRSNTNLILAYEATIEGWSHALDLRDKETEGHTQRVTDLTLKLARVLNIDEAQIPHIRRGALLHDIGKMGVPDHILLKEGPLTDAEWDIMRQHPQFAYDLLSPISYLREALDIPFCHHEKWNGTGYPRKLSGAQIPFAARIFAVVDVWDAITSDRPYRKKWSRQKAIKYIREQSGEHFDPAIVEVFLDEIIKQDKEIIKPGKNMK from the coding sequence ATGAAGAAAATTCTGCGTGTCCTACTGATCGAAGACACAGAAGCCGATGAACTCCTCCTCCTGCGCGAACTGAACAAGTATGATTATCAGGTGGACTATCAACGCATTGAAACCGCTCCTGAAATGCAAGCCGCCCTTGATAACCACGAGTGGGATCTGATTCTCTGCGATTATTCCCTGCCGCAGTTTCACGCCATGCAGGCGCTGAAAATCCTGAAAGACAGCGGCAGGGACCTGCCATTTATCATTGTATCCGGCACGATCGGGGAGGAAACCGCTGTCGAGGCGCTGAAAGCCGGCGCGCACGATTTCATCGTCAAGGGGAATTACGCAAGGTTGAACCCGGCGATCGAACGCGAACTGCGCGATGCTGAGTCCCGCCGGGAGCGCAGGGCTGCCATCGAAGCACTTCAACGCAGCGAAGAACATTACCGCATGTTGTTCGAAGCCAATCCGCATCCGATGTGGGTATACGATACCGAATCCCTGCAATTCCTTGCGGTCAACGAAGCGGCGATCGCGCGCTATGGATACAGTCATCAGGAATTCCTCGGCATGACCATCAAAGACATCCGCCCTGATGAAGATCTGCCTGATTTATTGATCCATATCGAAAGGCTGGGCGGCAAGGACCAGATGTCCAGCGAATGGCTGCACCGCAAAAAGGACGGAACGCTCATCCATGTCGAGATCACTTCGCATACGATTCTTTGGTTGGAGCGCAAGGCGCGACTGGTGCTGGCGCTTGACATCACCGAACGCAAGCAGGCCGAAGAAGCCCTCAAACAACGGGATAAGGAACTGGAACTGCGCAACATCGAACTGCTGCGGTTATATCGCGCATCCGAAGCGCTGCTCACCGGCGCATTGGACGAACTCCCCGAACTCGCACAGACCATCGTCCAGACCATATTGCAGGAATTCGAACAATCGAATTGCAGCCTGCTGTTGCTCAACCAGGAGACGGGCGATCTGGAACGCGTGGCAGTGGCTGGTCCATATGCCCGGGCAGTCAGCAATGCCTCCTTGAATCTAAACAAACCCGGGCTGGTGGCGAAAGCCCTGAGAACCCTGCAGATCATCAATGCGCCCAATGTGTTGATGGAGGAGGAATATGCGCCCAATTGGGAATTTGCCCGTTCCGAGTTGGTGATCCCCCTGAAGGTCGGCAACACAGCGATCGGCGCCCTGGATGTGCAAAGCCCCGAGTTGGACGCCTTTCATGAAAACGACGAGCGCCTGATGTCCATCTTTGCGAATCGCGCCGCGCTCGCGCTCGAGCGAACCCGTCTGCATGAGCAAACGCTGAAACAGTTGGAACGTCTCGCCGCGCTGCGCGCGATCGACCTGGCGATCAGCAACAGCCTCGACATGCGCATCTCCATGAACGTTGTGCTCGAGGAAGCAACAAAACAACTCGGCGTGGATGCCGCGTGCATCCTGCTTTTGAAACCGGAAAATGGACGCCTCGAATATGCCATGGGGCGCGGATTCCGCACCCGCAAGATCGAATCCACCAGCCTGCGCCTTGGCGAGGGTATGGCAGGGCGAGTGGCTCTCGAGCGTGTTGTCCTGTCTCTGGAAGATATCCGCTCCGGAAACACGCAGTTCACCCGCAACAAACTTCTCGAAGAGGAGCATTTCGTTTCATACTATGGCGTGCCGCTGACCGCCCGCGGCGAAGTAAAAGGCGTGCTGGAAATATTTCACCGGGCTCCGCTCGAGCCGGACATGGAATGGCTTGACTTCTTGGACGGCCTCGGCTGGCAAACCTCCATTGCAATAGACAATGCCCTGCTCGTGCAGGGAATGCAGCGTTCGAACACCAATCTCATCCTCGCCTACGAAGCGACCATCGAGGGCTGGTCGCATGCGCTCGACCTGAGGGACAAGGAAACGGAAGGTCACACCCAGCGCGTCACGGATTTGACATTGAAGCTGGCCCGTGTACTAAACATCGATGAGGCGCAGATTCCCCACATCCGCCGGGGCGCATTACTGCATGACATTGGAAAAATGGGCGTGCCCGATCACATTCTCCTCAAGGAAGGTCCGCTTACCGACGCGGAATGGGATATCATGCGCCAACATCCCCAATTCGCATACGACCTGCTCAGTCCCATCTCCTACCTGAGGGAGGCGCTGGACATTCCTTTCTGTCACCATGAAAAATGGAACGGGACCGGCTACCCGCGCAAATTATCCGGCGCGCAGATCCCCTTCGCGGCGCGCATCTTCGCCGTGGTGGATGTCTGGGATGCCATCACCAGCGACCGTCCCTACCGCAAAAAATGGAGCAGGCAAAAAGCCATCAAATATATCCGCGAGCAAAGCGGCGAACATTTCGACCCCGCCATCGTGGAGGTTTTCCTGGATGAGATCATAAAGCAGGACAAAGAGATCATTAAGCCGGGAAAAAACATGAAATGA
- a CDS encoding universal stress protein codes for MYKKILVPLDGSPLAEAALPHAEAIAKAEGAEIILLRIPITPAAEFFTREPAMAVKIQKEEEAEAMKYINAKKLALSRHNIKVTAVTQDGPVPDTILSVAEDTHADLIAMSTHGRTGIRRWLLGSVADRVVHLAHIPVMLIHPN; via the coding sequence ATGTATAAAAAGATTCTCGTACCGCTGGACGGTTCACCTCTTGCGGAAGCCGCCCTGCCCCACGCGGAAGCCATTGCGAAAGCGGAAGGCGCGGAGATCATCCTTCTCCGAATCCCGATCACTCCCGCGGCGGAATTTTTTACGCGCGAACCCGCCATGGCGGTAAAAATCCAGAAGGAGGAAGAGGCGGAAGCGATGAAATACATCAATGCCAAGAAACTGGCATTGAGCAGACACAACATCAAGGTGACAGCCGTCACGCAGGACGGTCCCGTTCCGGACACCATCCTCTCCGTTGCCGAAGATACCCATGCCGATTTGATCGCCATGTCCACCCACGGGCGGACCGGGATTCGACGCTGGCTGCTGGGCAGCGTTGCAGACAGGGTCGTGCATCTCGCGCATATCCCGGTGATGTTGATTCACCCGAATTGA
- a CDS encoding LURP-one-related family protein produces MTTRYKIRQNLISIGDDFWIENDEGRKVFKVDGKVLRIRKTLVFEDAKGKKLAQIQERLLTIKDTMVIEDAEGNDLATVKKALITPLRDRWDVKVKNGPDLDVQGDFLAHEYSIKQDGRKVAEVSKKWLSLTDTYGVEIQAGQNDILILAVAVAIDMMAHGNTRKKKDRVAKKD; encoded by the coding sequence ATGACCACCCGCTATAAAATCCGCCAAAACCTGATCTCCATCGGAGATGACTTTTGGATCGAGAACGATGAGGGCAGGAAGGTCTTCAAAGTGGACGGCAAGGTCCTGCGCATCCGCAAGACGCTCGTGTTCGAAGACGCGAAGGGCAAAAAACTTGCCCAAATTCAGGAACGCCTGCTGACCATCAAAGACACGATGGTGATCGAAGATGCGGAAGGCAATGACCTGGCAACTGTCAAAAAAGCGCTTATCACGCCATTACGCGACCGTTGGGATGTGAAAGTTAAGAACGGACCCGACCTCGATGTGCAGGGTGATTTCCTTGCCCATGAGTATTCGATCAAGCAGGATGGCAGGAAAGTGGCGGAGGTCTCCAAAAAATGGCTGAGCCTGACGGATACCTATGGGGTGGAGATACAGGCGGGCCAGAATGACATCCTCATCCTGGCTGTCGCAGTTGCGATCGACATGATGGCGCACGGCAACACCAGGAAGAAAAAAGATAGGGTCGCCAAAAAGGACTGA
- a CDS encoding DMT family transporter encodes MDPLSERRKAIFYLVITAVLWSTSGLFVKILDWQPLAILAGRSLFAAVVFLIYLKRLPARFGLWQLLAALMFILTQFLFITSTKMTTAANSIFLQYTGPIYVVLLAYWLLGEKPSRTDYISMFVIFLGLTLFFADRLSPEGFYGNLLAILSGMTGAVMMVSFRAQKNGNPAESNLIAFLVTATCGFPFILKETWTASSWLILAFLGIFQIGFAFIFFTKGIKHIPALEANLIGTLEPVLNPIWVFLFYGESMGRFALVGGLVVLGGVVMSAVGSAKAAKEGH; translated from the coding sequence ATGGACCCTCTTTCAGAACGCCGCAAGGCGATTTTTTACCTTGTCATCACCGCCGTTCTTTGGAGCACGAGCGGACTGTTTGTCAAGATTCTGGATTGGCAGCCCCTGGCCATCCTTGCCGGACGAAGTCTCTTCGCCGCAGTCGTTTTCCTCATCTACCTAAAACGCCTCCCGGCCCGGTTTGGGCTGTGGCAGTTACTGGCAGCTTTGATGTTCATCCTGACCCAGTTCCTGTTCATCACCTCCACCAAGATGACAACGGCGGCGAATTCGATCTTCCTGCAATACACGGGTCCGATATACGTGGTCCTGCTGGCGTACTGGCTGCTAGGAGAAAAGCCTTCACGGACAGACTATATCTCCATGTTCGTCATCTTCCTCGGGTTGACGCTTTTCTTTGCAGACAGACTCAGCCCCGAGGGGTTCTACGGCAACCTGCTCGCCATCCTGAGCGGCATGACGGGAGCGGTGATGATGGTCTCCTTCCGCGCCCAAAAGAACGGCAATCCGGCTGAGAGCAATCTGATCGCATTCCTTGTCACCGCGACCTGCGGCTTTCCATTCATTCTGAAAGAAACATGGACGGCGAGCAGCTGGCTGATCCTTGCCTTCCTTGGCATCTTTCAGATCGGGTTTGCGTTCATCTTCTTTACAAAGGGCATCAAACACATCCCGGCGCTGGAGGCGAATCTGATCGGTACGCTCGAACCGGTGCTTAATCCCATCTGGGTGTTCCTGTTCTACGGCGAAAGTATGGGACGATTCGCTTTGGTCGGCGGCTTGGTGGTGTTGGGAGGAGTCGTTATGAGCGCAGTCGGAAGCGCAAAGGCGGCGAAGGAAGGACACTAA
- a CDS encoding YdeI/OmpD-associated family protein produces MEISKTLYITNPKDWRKWLKQHHKTEAEVWLVYPKKATGKPRIEYNDAVEQALCFGWIDSIIKKLDDEHTVQRFSPRKPKAKYSQANIERLRTLVAQKKVIKEVADTLTDILNAEFVIPPDILKAIQADREAWKNFQSFSDAYVRIRIAFIDAARKRPAEFIKRLRYFIEMTSKNKQIGFGGIEKHY; encoded by the coding sequence ATGGAAATATCAAAGACTCTCTACATTACCAACCCCAAAGACTGGCGCAAGTGGCTCAAGCAGCATCACAAAACCGAAGCGGAGGTCTGGCTGGTCTACCCCAAGAAAGCGACAGGCAAGCCGCGCATCGAATACAACGACGCCGTGGAACAAGCCCTGTGCTTCGGCTGGATCGACTCCATCATCAAGAAACTGGATGACGAGCATACCGTCCAGCGCTTTTCGCCGCGCAAGCCAAAGGCGAAATACTCGCAAGCCAACATCGAGCGCCTGCGGACTTTGGTCGCGCAAAAGAAGGTCATCAAGGAAGTAGCCGATACGCTGACCGATATCTTGAACGCGGAATTTGTCATCCCGCCCGATATATTGAAAGCCATCCAGGCGGACAGGGAAGCCTGGAAGAATTTTCAGAGCTTCTCCGACGCTTACGTCCGCATCCGTATTGCATTTATCGACGCGGCGCGCAAACGCCCCGCAGAATTCATAAAGCGGCTGCGTTATTTCATCGAAATGACCTCGAAGAACAAGCAGATCGGGTTCGGGGGAATTGAGAAGCATTATTAG
- a CDS encoding DegV family protein, whose translation MSIAIVTDSTCDLPQHVIHELGIKVIPLFINIGDKGYLDGVDITRKDFYTNLPGYTVHPTTGTPGADAFKEAYQTLKDKGYTEILSIHISEKLSATVNVARNAAHEFKQIPVTVRDSGQLSLGTGLQVERASRMAAEGRSMQEIEIALDDLMARTFVAARLDTLEFLRRSGRMNGFIAGIGSLLELKPILIMRNGLPGSERVRTAHKAEARLLKMLEEHQPIEHFSLLHTNSPEQAMAFRDQAAHFLSVEVAYSMDITPVIGAHIGPGAVGYAIISKNPA comes from the coding sequence ATGTCCATTGCCATTGTTACCGACTCGACCTGTGATCTCCCTCAACATGTGATCCATGAATTGGGCATCAAGGTCATTCCCCTTTTCATCAATATCGGCGACAAGGGCTATCTGGACGGTGTGGATATCACCCGAAAGGATTTTTACACGAACCTGCCAGGCTACACCGTTCACCCCACAACCGGCACACCGGGCGCGGACGCATTCAAAGAGGCCTATCAAACCCTGAAAGATAAGGGATATACAGAGATCCTTTCCATTCACATATCAGAGAAACTCAGCGCCACCGTAAACGTGGCGAGAAACGCCGCGCATGAATTCAAACAGATCCCCGTCACTGTGCGTGATTCGGGTCAGCTTAGCTTGGGAACGGGTCTTCAAGTGGAACGCGCCTCCCGCATGGCGGCAGAAGGCAGGTCGATGCAGGAGATCGAAATTGCGCTCGATGATCTCATGGCGCGGACCTTTGTTGCGGCGCGGTTGGATACGCTTGAATTCCTGCGGCGAAGCGGACGCATGAACGGATTCATTGCAGGCATCGGCAGTCTGCTGGAACTCAAACCGATCCTCATCATGCGAAACGGATTGCCCGGTTCCGAACGGGTGCGCACGGCACACAAAGCCGAAGCCAGACTCTTGAAAATGCTGGAGGAGCATCAACCCATCGAACATTTCTCCCTGCTGCACACGAACTCCCCCGAGCAGGCCATGGCATTTCGTGACCAGGCTGCCCATTTCCTTTCCGTTGAGGTAGCATATTCGATGGACATCACCCCGGTCATTGGTGCGCATATCGGTCCGGGCGCGGTGGGGTACGCCATCATTTCGAAGAACCCCGCATAG
- a CDS encoding DUF1475 family protein, which yields MKIAKVISGLGVLAMTAVLFYGFTVGDFGRDGAALLQNPWGIVSMVDLYTGFILFSAWIVYREKSIVRAIVWVVLMMVLGFFTGSLYAFLALNASKGDWKKFWMGHHANG from the coding sequence ATGAAAATTGCCAAAGTCATTTCGGGGTTGGGCGTGCTCGCCATGACCGCCGTCTTATTCTACGGTTTCACTGTCGGCGATTTCGGGAGGGACGGCGCCGCCCTGCTTCAGAACCCGTGGGGCATCGTCTCGATGGTCGATCTATACACGGGCTTCATCCTCTTCTCGGCCTGGATCGTCTATCGCGAGAAGTCCATCGTCCGCGCGATCGTTTGGGTGGTCTTGATGATGGTGCTCGGATTTTTCACAGGCAGTCTCTATGCCTTCCTCGCGCTCAACGCCAGCAAAGGGGATTGGAAAAAATTCTGGATGGGGCACCACGCCAATGGGTAA